One genomic region from Sphingobacterium multivorum encodes:
- a CDS encoding porin family protein — translation MNKNAILSCIVLFAMMFSKKLFAQEQPFIQLGIKGGSSLNKLNTELADLDDKYAIGLHVGGMARVNLGRAYIQGEALFNKRKAALKPQGQTESKLKWNAIDIPVVAGYKIYQNQDINFRVLAGAIYSYTLNDNLPPLKAIQQGMKHFDKSNLQVTGGLGVDIQRFTLDVRYERGFSDLNKSFKSKPQAFSIGLGYFIF, via the coding sequence ATGAATAAAAACGCAATTTTATCATGCATCGTATTATTTGCCATGATGTTTAGCAAAAAACTGTTTGCTCAGGAGCAACCTTTCATTCAATTGGGTATTAAAGGGGGAAGTAGTCTCAACAAACTCAATACCGAATTAGCAGACTTAGACGACAAATATGCCATAGGATTACACGTAGGGGGTATGGCAAGAGTTAATCTTGGAAGAGCTTATATCCAGGGTGAAGCTCTTTTCAATAAACGCAAAGCAGCCCTTAAACCGCAAGGGCAAACCGAAAGCAAACTCAAATGGAATGCGATTGATATCCCCGTCGTTGCAGGCTACAAAATCTACCAAAATCAGGACATCAATTTCCGAGTATTAGCTGGTGCAATTTACAGCTATACGCTAAACGACAATTTGCCGCCTCTAAAAGCAATACAACAGGGAATGAAACATTTTGATAAATCAAACTTACAAGTTACCGGCGGTCTGGGAGTCGATATTCAGCGATTTACACTCGATGTTCGTTATGAACGCGGTTTTTCTGACCTTAATAAATCTTTTAAATCCAAACCACAGGCATTTTCCATTGGATTGGGTTACTTTATCTTCTAA
- a CDS encoding sigma-70 family RNA polymerase sigma factor — MKSENTIIVDFKTPNDFEVLYRNTSEQLFNIIFKQVRDHAITEELVQNIYLRLWERRFEIQLSIPIQHYLNRAAKLAALDYLKTNNRRNIHLKQLYIEQEESDNVTEKTVFFRDLKKRIHAITDQLPPKCRTVFVMSREQGLNTRTISQRLSIAEKTVEAHLTKALKAIKNSIDRKI; from the coding sequence GTGAAGAGCGAAAATACCATAATTGTTGATTTTAAGACTCCTAATGATTTTGAGGTCCTTTATAGGAATACTTCCGAGCAGTTATTCAATATTATTTTTAAACAAGTAAGAGACCACGCGATCACAGAAGAACTTGTACAGAATATTTATCTCAGACTTTGGGAAAGAAGGTTTGAAATCCAACTATCCATCCCTATACAACATTATTTGAATCGTGCTGCTAAACTCGCAGCTTTAGATTACCTCAAAACCAATAATCGTCGGAACATACATCTTAAGCAGCTTTATATTGAGCAGGAAGAGAGCGATAATGTCACTGAGAAAACTGTCTTTTTCAGGGATTTAAAGAAGAGGATCCATGCAATAACCGATCAGTTACCTCCCAAGTGCAGAACAGTTTTTGTTATGAGCAGAGAACAGGGGCTTAATACCCGTACGATTTCGCAACGTTTATCAATCGCTGAAAAGACTGTTGAAGCACATCTGACCAAAGCTTTGAAAGCGATCAAAAATAGTATCGATCGAAAAATATAA
- a CDS encoding TonB-dependent receptor — MKSVLSIFLCCILSFAATAQTQDKVKGKIMISESIPAKDALLRLLNTAYQTRTNAAGEFYFNDVPPGKYILQASVNDVEIIRENISINENADNLPVIYVIKKMNNLDGVTVYGYKRNKFLDQDTTMIAKIPLSYMENPQAYTSINQTIMKEQLTTDVSDALRNVPGMIKMQGSPGRGSGDGSFYYSLRGFPTKVSMVDGVPATTNGEIDPADIERIEVIKGPAGTLYGGAVTSFGGLINVTTKKPRDYFGGEVAYTFGSFNLNRLTADVYGPVDRNRKTLFRLNSAYQYQNGFRDSEFRKSFFVAPTFSYQVSERLTFNLGAQIYNYEGTNTPIIFLSRNRQFFARTPKELGFDWTRSYSNNDMTLKAPAINIKGEINYRISDTWTSQTIISRNFRKTEGLYQYQFIRGNTSDALLERNVQWNNSEAASTSIQHNLNGTFQLGSIKNKLLIGIDYLNQSLRNNHSPIVKYDTVNAQNLTSGYGFISRELATASIQKSKGNMIRTYASNNVYGAYISDVVYLTDRWTTLLSLRLDHFDSRGQLNLNTNVRDGEYKQTALSPKFGMVYQLVKEQLSAYANYMNGFSNVAPVDNKGIVGYSNILKPQMAGQWEAGLKANLWKNRFNMTASYYDITVNNMSRDIEVTQDGQSAIVTIQDGEQRSKGVEFELITNPVRGLNIMAGYTYNDSKFQKADASVEGRRPASAGPANVFNSWLSYVFQNRTLHGFGIGLGVNRVGEQITVDQEATGRFTFPAYTLVNTSLFLERDKYRFAVRMNNLNNSEYFAGQGVIVAQMPRNFAVQLSLRF; from the coding sequence ATGAAATCAGTTTTATCAATTTTCTTATGTTGCATATTATCCTTTGCTGCCACGGCGCAAACGCAGGACAAAGTCAAAGGAAAGATTATGATATCCGAAAGCATTCCGGCAAAAGATGCACTATTGAGACTCCTGAATACGGCCTACCAGACTAGGACCAATGCCGCTGGTGAATTCTATTTTAATGATGTACCTCCGGGAAAATACATTCTTCAGGCCTCTGTCAATGACGTGGAGATTATCCGTGAAAATATCAGTATTAACGAAAATGCAGACAACCTTCCTGTCATTTATGTGATCAAAAAAATGAACAATTTAGATGGGGTAACCGTGTATGGATATAAAAGAAACAAATTCTTGGATCAGGATACAACAATGATTGCCAAGATACCACTATCTTATATGGAAAATCCGCAGGCATATACCAGCATCAACCAAACGATCATGAAGGAGCAATTGACTACTGACGTTTCTGATGCATTGCGTAATGTACCTGGTATGATTAAGATGCAGGGTAGTCCTGGTCGAGGTAGTGGCGACGGTAGCTTCTATTACAGTTTGCGGGGATTTCCAACGAAGGTTTCTATGGTGGATGGCGTTCCCGCTACGACAAATGGGGAGATTGATCCAGCAGATATAGAACGTATAGAAGTAATCAAAGGACCAGCAGGAACCTTGTATGGTGGTGCCGTGACTTCTTTTGGCGGATTGATTAATGTGACGACAAAGAAGCCCCGTGACTATTTTGGTGGCGAAGTAGCCTATACATTTGGAAGTTTTAATCTCAATCGACTGACTGCCGATGTCTATGGTCCTGTAGATCGCAATAGAAAAACACTATTTCGATTGAATAGTGCTTATCAATATCAGAATGGATTTAGGGATTCCGAATTCAGAAAATCATTCTTTGTCGCGCCAACGTTCAGTTATCAGGTCAGTGAACGTTTGACATTTAACCTTGGAGCACAAATCTATAATTACGAAGGTACTAATACGCCGATTATCTTCTTGAGCAGAAACCGCCAATTTTTTGCCAGAACACCGAAAGAATTAGGTTTTGACTGGACAAGATCCTATTCTAATAACGATATGACATTGAAAGCTCCGGCAATTAATATCAAAGGTGAGATCAATTATCGGATATCAGATACCTGGACTTCCCAAACCATTATCTCCAGAAATTTTCGTAAAACGGAAGGCCTTTATCAGTATCAGTTCATCCGCGGGAATACCAGTGATGCTTTGCTTGAGCGCAACGTGCAATGGAACAATTCTGAGGCTGCTTCAACAAGCATACAACACAATCTCAATGGTACATTCCAGTTGGGAAGCATTAAAAATAAACTGCTAATTGGAATTGATTATCTCAATCAGTCCTTACGTAATAACCATTCACCTATCGTGAAGTACGATACCGTAAATGCCCAAAATCTGACAAGTGGCTATGGTTTTATTTCCCGGGAACTGGCAACGGCAAGTATTCAGAAATCAAAAGGCAATATGATCAGAACCTACGCATCTAACAATGTTTATGGCGCTTATATCTCCGATGTTGTCTACCTGACAGATCGCTGGACTACCCTTTTAAGTCTGCGTTTAGACCATTTTGATTCCAGAGGACAGCTCAATCTGAATACGAACGTTCGTGATGGAGAATATAAACAAACAGCTTTATCCCCCAAATTTGGTATGGTCTATCAGTTGGTAAAGGAGCAGCTTTCAGCTTATGCGAATTACATGAATGGCTTTAGTAATGTTGCACCTGTTGACAATAAAGGAATTGTAGGCTATAGTAATATTTTAAAGCCGCAAATGGCTGGACAATGGGAGGCGGGATTAAAGGCTAATCTTTGGAAAAATCGCTTCAACATGACTGCATCTTATTATGATATCACGGTGAATAATATGAGCAGGGATATTGAAGTTACCCAGGATGGACAATCTGCTATTGTCACGATCCAGGATGGAGAACAACGTAGTAAAGGTGTTGAATTTGAACTGATCACTAACCCGGTGAGAGGATTAAATATTATGGCCGGATATACTTACAACGATAGTAAATTTCAGAAAGCTGATGCTTCAGTTGAAGGGCGAAGACCTGCATCTGCAGGACCGGCAAATGTCTTTAACTCTTGGCTTAGCTACGTATTTCAGAATAGAACCCTTCATGGATTTGGAATCGGACTTGGTGTTAACCGTGTCGGTGAGCAGATTACTGTAGATCAAGAAGCGACAGGGCGGTTCACCTTTCCGGCATACACGCTGGTCAATACATCTCTTTTTCTGGAAAGAGATAAATATCGATTTGCAGTGCGTATGAATAATTTGAACAATAGCGAATATTTTGCAGGACAGGGGGTAATCGTGGCTCAGATGCCACGTAATTTTGCTGTGCAGCTCAGCCTGAGGTTTTAA
- a CDS encoding alpha-L-fucosidase, with protein sequence MKNYILMIHFLLLRLLCYAQQKEVFPSPAHVAWAEAEIGVIFHFDVVNYVPDYKWQQWGSHPPASVFNPSKLDTDQWIRAAKAAGAKYAVLVAKHCSGFSLWPTKAHDYNISKSPWKAGKGDIVKDFIQSCQKYGIRPGIYASASANGYLHVNNPGKVQSGGPLTQQQYNDVVKTQLSELWSNYGKLFEIWFDGGVLPIKDGGPDIAPLLKKLQPDAVVFQGPSDAKNLIRWIGNEEGRAPYPNWSRSDFTTSATGTIVIDGLNGNPNGSLWCPGEADFPMRTGWQGGWFWKENGQKLLSVDQLVDSYYTSVGRNSNMLLGIVVDTSGLVPKEDVDRLAEFGRALTTVISHPVAIVKNKAAKDFTLDLKTPKTVNQIIFGEVIQRGERIRKYTIAAWIDNNWVNVASGESVGNKRIHKFDKIKTSKIRFHVIEATETPQIKSFAVYDI encoded by the coding sequence ATGAAGAACTATATTTTAATGATCCACTTCCTTTTGTTGCGCTTACTTTGTTACGCCCAACAAAAGGAAGTGTTCCCTTCTCCTGCCCATGTAGCATGGGCTGAAGCGGAGATCGGGGTGATTTTTCACTTCGATGTTGTAAATTATGTACCCGACTATAAATGGCAACAATGGGGCTCGCATCCTCCAGCCTCGGTCTTTAACCCGAGTAAATTGGACACCGATCAATGGATCAGGGCTGCCAAAGCCGCAGGTGCAAAATATGCCGTACTCGTTGCAAAGCATTGCTCGGGATTCAGCTTATGGCCTACCAAAGCACATGACTATAATATCAGCAAATCACCTTGGAAAGCAGGAAAAGGCGATATCGTAAAGGATTTTATCCAATCCTGTCAAAAATATGGCATCAGACCTGGCATCTATGCCAGTGCTTCCGCCAATGGATATTTGCATGTGAATAATCCAGGTAAAGTTCAATCAGGAGGCCCACTTACGCAGCAACAATACAATGATGTTGTGAAAACGCAGCTTTCCGAATTATGGTCAAATTATGGTAAGCTGTTTGAAATTTGGTTTGATGGTGGGGTACTGCCCATAAAAGATGGCGGACCAGATATTGCTCCGTTACTAAAAAAACTGCAACCTGATGCTGTGGTTTTTCAAGGTCCAAGTGATGCCAAAAATTTAATACGATGGATAGGAAATGAAGAAGGAAGAGCACCGTATCCCAATTGGAGCCGTTCGGATTTTACGACATCAGCTACCGGAACAATTGTTATCGATGGTTTGAACGGCAATCCAAATGGATCACTATGGTGCCCCGGAGAAGCCGATTTCCCTATGCGCACCGGTTGGCAAGGTGGATGGTTTTGGAAAGAAAATGGACAGAAGCTCCTTTCGGTGGATCAGCTAGTAGATTCCTACTATACCAGTGTAGGCAGAAATTCCAACATGTTACTGGGCATTGTAGTCGATACGAGCGGCCTAGTTCCTAAGGAGGATGTTGATCGACTAGCGGAGTTTGGCAGAGCATTGACCACTGTCATATCCCATCCCGTAGCAATCGTTAAAAACAAAGCAGCAAAAGACTTTACCCTAGACCTGAAAACGCCTAAAACTGTAAATCAGATCATCTTTGGTGAGGTAATACAGCGTGGCGAGCGTATTCGAAAATACACCATAGCCGCCTGGATCGATAATAATTGGGTAAACGTTGCTTCTGGTGAATCAGTTGGCAACAAAAGGATACATAAGTTTGACAAGATCAAAACATCTAAAATTCGCTTTCATGTCATCGAAGCGACAGAAACGCCACAAATCAAAAGCTTTGCAGTTTATGACATTTGA
- a CDS encoding RagB/SusD family nutrient uptake outer membrane protein, with amino-acid sequence MKTLKTLLILGSLAFIASCKKDSYLDRLPLSSITEPTFFKNENDLMLYANQFYTALPTQNFIQDNQSDDKVPSSINTFLAGQYVVPNTDASYNWTNIRNVNYFLQRYNNAEASPTIKNQYAGEVRFFRALFYWGLSKRYGDVAWYSKDLTEKSEELYAPRTPRNIVMDSVLADLNFALNNIPADNVSAGRLHKYAAAALKARICLWEGTRRKYFGVEGSEKYLREALSAAELIMGSNKYSLYSTGNPTTDYYNLFIQQELNGNTESILGRRYLQSILMNGISRTLGETGTGYSKDFVQNYLCSDGLPTALSTKYKGDNTPEDEFADRDPRAKQTIATKGFVLLQNSDGSKDIIDLPRIGTNTANTGYQLIKGRSADPAMWQANQSTLDFFIFRYAEILLIYAEAKAELGDIKQTDIDKSINLLRRRVGMPEMIIASLKRDPNSAFPEVPVLIDEIRRERRVELADEGFRFDDLLRWKAGKRIERPETILGMKLTPALRAKYPAAQVNGITVNGDFYIRIYTALEKRSWNDKMYLFPIPLEEISLNPTLGQNAGWQ; translated from the coding sequence ATGAAAACATTAAAAACACTACTCATACTTGGTTCATTGGCATTTATTGCTTCTTGTAAAAAAGATAGCTATCTGGACAGGCTACCTTTGTCCTCTATAACCGAACCAACGTTCTTTAAGAACGAAAATGACCTGATGCTCTACGCCAATCAGTTTTATACTGCCCTGCCTACCCAAAATTTTATCCAAGACAATCAGTCGGATGACAAAGTTCCAAGCAGTATAAACACCTTTCTAGCCGGTCAATATGTTGTTCCCAATACAGATGCCAGTTATAACTGGACAAATATCCGGAATGTCAATTATTTCTTACAGCGATACAATAATGCTGAAGCAAGCCCGACGATTAAAAATCAATATGCCGGTGAGGTTCGGTTCTTCCGGGCTCTTTTTTATTGGGGACTATCCAAACGTTATGGAGACGTTGCCTGGTACAGCAAGGATCTTACGGAAAAAAGTGAAGAGCTCTATGCGCCGAGAACGCCGCGAAATATCGTGATGGATTCGGTCCTGGCCGACCTAAATTTTGCTCTTAATAATATTCCAGCCGACAACGTTTCTGCGGGTCGCTTGCATAAGTATGCCGCTGCTGCGCTCAAAGCCCGGATATGCTTATGGGAAGGAACCCGAAGGAAATATTTCGGCGTCGAAGGGAGCGAAAAATATCTTCGCGAAGCGCTCAGTGCTGCGGAACTTATTATGGGATCAAATAAATATTCTCTATACTCCACCGGGAACCCGACAACGGATTATTATAATCTCTTTATCCAGCAAGAACTCAATGGCAATACCGAGTCTATCCTTGGAAGGCGCTACCTCCAAAGCATCCTAATGAATGGTATCAGCAGGACTTTGGGCGAGACAGGAACCGGTTATAGCAAGGATTTCGTCCAAAATTATCTTTGCTCAGATGGATTGCCTACTGCACTTAGTACAAAATATAAAGGAGACAACACGCCTGAGGATGAATTTGCCGATCGTGATCCACGGGCTAAACAGACGATTGCAACCAAAGGCTTTGTCTTACTACAAAACAGCGATGGATCGAAAGACATTATCGATCTACCAAGAATTGGAACAAACACTGCAAATACAGGCTATCAACTGATCAAGGGAAGGAGTGCTGACCCCGCTATGTGGCAGGCCAATCAATCCACGCTAGACTTCTTTATCTTCCGATATGCTGAGATATTGTTGATTTATGCCGAAGCTAAAGCGGAACTGGGTGATATCAAACAAACGGATATTGACAAAAGTATCAATCTGCTACGAAGACGTGTCGGTATGCCGGAGATGATTATTGCTTCGTTAAAAAGAGATCCCAATTCGGCATTTCCAGAGGTTCCGGTTTTGATAGACGAAATTAGACGGGAACGCAGAGTCGAACTCGCTGACGAAGGTTTTAGGTTTGACGATCTGTTACGCTGGAAAGCAGGAAAAAGAATCGAACGTCCTGAAACTATATTAGGGATGAAACTTACTCCAGCTTTAAGAGCCAAATACCCAGCTGCACAAGTCAATGGTATAACCGTCAATGGCGATTTTTATATTCGGATCTACACCGCACTAGAAAAAAGATCATGGAATGACAAAATGTATTTATTTCCAATACCGTTAGAGGAAATAAGTTTAAATCCTACTTTGGGACAGAATGCAGGATGGCAATAG
- a CDS encoding TonB-dependent receptor, with protein sequence MKKDHPRYYYQYLKSYKTHLSMKLTFVLLLASIMAAMGNVRAQRINLNQHKAQLKNILIEISRQSGYTFIYDENDLKNIKPITISANNKSISSLLDELLVDKSLDYQIKGRSIAIGRKLAPKLIAKNVNDNIQKRTITGRVTNENGQALPGINVLLKGSTIGTSTNAQGEFSLTVPESNSLLIISSVGYATAEIPTQGKNEINVVLKAANSNLEEVVVVGFGTQKKENLTGAVATVSAKRLADRPIANLGQGLQGLVPNLNITSANGKPGTGSQFNIRGTGSINGGTAGPLILVDGVQRDPNSIDPSDVENVTVLKDAAAAAIYGGRAAYGVILIQTKNPKSQNPQINYTGEYTISRPTKMAKYINSIDYIRMHRQANRNGQDGGTTATESFTEQDSILANAYFNDPVNNLPVYVDPSNPAKYRYVGNTDWIKEQYPGWAPMQRHNLSLQGGRGATSVITSLGYLQQKGLFKEAGQKYQRLNPSMKVNSEITDWLTLTGNFALTHIDDKETAGVVTGGTSSGWISGDLRPTMPIRHPDGNFSGQGSFTNPFAVAANNGKRKRYSNDLWLTGGVKIKPIEHVSVVADYTWNAYNNFLQSHQIPFKEYGVNGILLGTFPWTNPSSVSETTDNHNYFALNAFATYENTFAEKHYFKAMVGINRESSRYKRLGIFANNLVDPTKPAINLNNDPRPSVTGAENEWALFGTVFRLNYIFDKKYLLEINGRYDGSSRFSADKRYVFTPSVSAGWRISEESFMEGIKDVVNDLKLRGSYGELPNQGFNSNDLYSATNFYPYLPTMPVNNSVGYIFGNQTGVSVGAPGLVSTNFTWEKSATTNFGLDFALLKNRLTGSFDVYERRTRDMLVAGVPLPSVLGTAAPSQNAGTLVTKGWELSVGWNDHIGDELSYDLMLSLSDNHAKLTKYPLNTTKIFNNWYEGKLDGEIWGFETQGYFQSQEEIDSAPKQTQVWGGTWRPGDIRYADLNNDGKIDFGNNTVGNPGDRKIIGNSTPRYSFGLNMGLNYKNFDFSAFLQGIGKRDTWISNSAFWGFTSEWNVPFVYATDYWTPENRDAYFPRLRFGNGGNSQQQTKYLQNAAYLRVKQLTLGYSLPKKWIEKAKLGRARVYISGQNLLTFTNLFDAFDPEVLNFQDAPQSKSVAFGLQLGF encoded by the coding sequence ATGAAAAAAGATCATCCAAGGTATTATTACCAATACCTGAAATCTTACAAGACACACCTGTCTATGAAACTAACCTTTGTTCTATTATTGGCTTCCATTATGGCGGCTATGGGAAATGTTCGCGCACAGCGCATTAACCTCAACCAGCATAAAGCACAACTGAAAAATATATTGATTGAGATCAGTAGACAGTCTGGTTACACGTTCATTTATGACGAGAACGACCTGAAAAATATTAAACCGATCACGATCAGTGCTAACAATAAATCGATCAGCTCTCTATTGGATGAACTCTTAGTCGATAAATCGTTAGATTATCAAATAAAGGGACGCTCTATCGCTATAGGGCGTAAATTGGCGCCAAAGCTTATTGCTAAAAACGTCAATGACAATATTCAAAAACGGACAATCACAGGGCGAGTGACAAACGAAAATGGGCAAGCTCTTCCTGGTATAAATGTTCTTTTAAAAGGTAGTACCATCGGCACAAGTACCAATGCCCAAGGGGAGTTTTCCCTTACTGTACCGGAATCAAACAGCCTATTGATTATTAGCTCCGTTGGATATGCAACAGCAGAAATACCCACGCAGGGGAAAAACGAAATAAATGTTGTTCTAAAGGCGGCAAACAGTAACCTCGAGGAAGTCGTCGTTGTCGGATTCGGTACCCAAAAGAAAGAGAATCTGACCGGAGCAGTCGCAACTGTAAGTGCCAAACGTCTAGCTGATCGTCCAATTGCGAATTTAGGTCAAGGACTACAAGGTTTGGTTCCAAACCTAAACATCACTTCGGCCAATGGCAAACCTGGCACTGGTTCTCAATTCAATATCCGCGGTACAGGTTCGATCAATGGCGGTACCGCAGGTCCACTGATTTTAGTAGACGGGGTACAACGTGACCCCAATTCTATTGATCCTTCGGATGTGGAAAATGTAACCGTTTTAAAAGATGCTGCTGCGGCAGCTATATATGGCGGTAGAGCGGCCTATGGCGTCATCTTGATTCAGACAAAGAATCCGAAAAGCCAAAATCCACAAATCAATTATACAGGAGAATACACCATTTCCAGGCCTACCAAAATGGCCAAATACATCAATTCGATCGATTACATTAGGATGCACCGCCAGGCAAATCGAAACGGACAAGACGGCGGAACCACGGCGACAGAGTCTTTTACAGAACAAGATTCTATTCTTGCAAATGCCTACTTTAACGATCCTGTCAACAACCTTCCGGTGTATGTAGACCCTTCCAATCCAGCCAAGTATCGTTATGTAGGAAATACAGACTGGATTAAGGAACAATATCCAGGTTGGGCGCCGATGCAAAGACACAATCTATCATTACAGGGTGGCCGTGGTGCAACTTCGGTCATCACTTCTTTAGGATATCTACAACAAAAGGGGCTTTTTAAAGAGGCTGGCCAAAAGTATCAACGCTTGAATCCATCGATGAAAGTAAACTCTGAGATTACAGATTGGTTAACCTTAACAGGAAATTTCGCCCTCACACATATAGACGATAAAGAAACCGCCGGAGTCGTTACGGGGGGAACATCATCTGGATGGATCTCTGGAGACTTGAGACCGACTATGCCAATTCGACATCCTGACGGTAACTTTTCAGGACAAGGAAGTTTTACCAACCCATTCGCTGTAGCTGCCAACAACGGAAAAAGAAAACGATATTCTAATGATTTATGGCTAACCGGAGGAGTGAAAATCAAACCTATCGAACATGTGTCAGTCGTCGCTGATTATACCTGGAATGCCTACAACAACTTTTTACAAAGCCATCAGATTCCTTTTAAGGAATATGGTGTGAATGGGATTCTGCTCGGAACATTTCCTTGGACAAACCCTTCATCTGTATCAGAAACAACAGATAACCATAATTACTTTGCTTTAAATGCTTTTGCAACATACGAAAACACCTTCGCCGAAAAACATTATTTTAAAGCAATGGTGGGTATTAATCGAGAAAGCAGCCGCTACAAACGATTAGGCATATTCGCAAATAATCTTGTCGACCCCACCAAACCGGCGATTAATCTAAATAATGATCCAAGACCAAGTGTAACCGGGGCCGAAAATGAGTGGGCACTCTTTGGGACAGTTTTCAGATTGAACTATATTTTCGATAAGAAATACCTATTGGAAATTAATGGTCGTTACGATGGATCTTCTCGTTTTTCTGCTGATAAACGATATGTCTTCACCCCTTCCGTTTCTGCAGGTTGGAGAATCTCGGAAGAAAGCTTTATGGAAGGCATTAAGGATGTTGTCAATGATTTAAAATTGAGAGGATCATACGGTGAATTGCCTAACCAAGGCTTTAACAGTAATGATCTGTATTCTGCGACTAATTTCTATCCTTACCTACCAACAATGCCCGTAAACAATAGTGTAGGTTATATTTTTGGTAATCAAACCGGTGTAAGTGTCGGGGCTCCAGGGCTTGTAAGCACAAACTTTACCTGGGAAAAATCGGCCACGACCAATTTCGGTCTAGATTTCGCCTTACTTAAAAATCGTCTTACCGGTAGCTTTGACGTTTACGAAAGACGTACACGCGATATGCTTGTTGCAGGGGTTCCACTGCCATCCGTACTGGGAACAGCCGCACCGAGCCAAAATGCAGGTACATTGGTTACCAAGGGATGGGAACTTAGTGTTGGTTGGAATGACCACATAGGCGACGAGCTTTCCTATGACTTGATGCTTTCGCTATCGGACAATCATGCCAAGCTCACTAAATATCCATTGAATACAACCAAAATATTCAATAACTGGTATGAAGGTAAATTAGACGGCGAAATATGGGGATTTGAAACACAGGGTTACTTTCAAAGTCAGGAAGAAATCGATTCGGCCCCAAAACAGACCCAAGTATGGGGTGGTACCTGGCGGCCTGGCGATATCCGCTATGCAGATTTAAATAATGATGGAAAGATCGACTTCGGCAACAATACGGTCGGTAACCCTGGGGACCGGAAAATCATCGGAAATTCCACCCCTCGTTATTCGTTTGGCCTTAACATGGGGTTAAATTACAAGAACTTCGATTTCTCCGCTTTCTTACAAGGTATAGGCAAACGAGATACCTGGATCAGCAATAGTGCTTTCTGGGGATTTACGAGCGAATGGAATGTCCCTTTTGTCTATGCAACAGATTATTGGACACCAGAAAACAGAGATGCTTATTTTCCGAGGCTACGATTTGGTAATGGTGGCAACTCGCAACAGCAGACAAAATACCTTCAAAACGCGGCCTATCTTCGGGTGAAACAACTTACATTGGGTTATTCATTACCTAAAAAATGGATTGAAAAGGCCAAACTCGGTCGTGCCCGTGTGTACATTTCGGGACAGAATCTCCTAACGTTTACCAACCTGTTTGATGCCTTCGATCCCGAAGTCCTCAATTTTCAAGATGCTCCACAGAGTAAATCGGTGGCATTTGGACTACAACTCGGATTTTAA